From the Deinococcus gobiensis I-0 genome, the window CGAGAACACGGTCGCCACCACACGCGCCGGCAGCACCAGCCCCAGGAAGCTGCCGGCCGCCCCACCGACGATGGTGTAGGGCGAGAGCAGGTAGCCGGTGCGGGCGCGCACGAGGCCCTGGCGCAGGTAGCTGGCCGCGCCACTCAGACCGACCGCCAGCACGCCGATCTGGCTGATGGCGACCGCCTGAGCGATCGAGATGTCGCGCCCGAAGTGCGGCAGCACGAATTCCAGCGCGGGCACGACCACCACGCCGCCCCCCAGCCCCAGGATGGCCCCCAGCACCCCGGCCAGCAGGCCGATGGCGAGGACCGCGAGCGTCACTGCCGAAATCAAGACCCTCTCACGCCGCCGAGGCTAACACGGCCGCCACCGGAAGAACGTTTCTCTGACGGCGATGTCACGGCCTGAGCACGTGCCGCCTGCCGCTGGACGACCCTTCGACATCAGCCGAAGCCCGACTGACCCGCCAGGATTTCTGAGCAGATCGCGAGCACTCCTGAGCACTCCTGAGCAGATGCCGCACGCAGCTCGCCCGATGAGCGGAGATGCCCCTCGCAGCCGTCAGGCCTCGGGGACCGGGCTTAAAGTTCCGGCCCGTCACGGTCAGGTGAGACGAAAATTTTCATGCTGTCTTCACGACAATCTCAACTTCGGGGTCTGCCTCTGCCGGCCCACGCCGCTTCTCCTCTTCTACTCCGAGGTCCATCATGTTGCGTTCTTCCCTGCTCCTCTGCTCTGGCCTGCTGCTACTCGTCGCCACCTCCCCTGCCCAGGCCCAGGACCTCACCACCCTGCGTATCCTGGCTCCCGCGACCGCCGGGGGCGGCTGGGACAACACCGCGCGCGCCATCGCCGACACGCTGAAAAAGGAGGGGCTGCGCGACAAGGTCGAGGTCTACAACGTGCCGGGCAAGGCCGGGACCGTGGGCCTGGCCGACTTCGTGAAGCTGCGCGGCCAGCCCAACCAGCTCATGATGACGGGCTTCGTGATGGTCGCCGGGATTCCGGTCAACGGCGCGAACTACGACCTCTCGGCCGACGTGACGCCCATCGCCCGACTGACCACCGACTACGAGGTCTTCGTGGTGCCGGCCAACTCGCCCTACCGCACGGTCGAGGACCTCATCGCGCGCTTCCGCGCCAGTCCCGGCAGCATCCGCTTCGGGGGCAGCAGTGCGGGGGGCAGCGGCCAGATCGCCGTGTCCAAGCTGGCGCAGGAACTCAAGATTTCGACCGCGCAGGTGCGCTACGTCCCCTCGGCGGGCGGCGCGCAGGCGACCAAGGCGATGCTGGGCGGCGAACTCGACGTGGTGAGCGCCGGCTACAGCGAGGTGGACGACCTGATCCGCAGCGGGCAGGTGCGCGGACTGGCGATCTCGGCCCCCGAGCCGGTCGAGGGGATCAACCTGCCGACCTTCGTGGACAAGGGCCTGGACGTGGACGTGTCGAACTGGCGCGGCATCGTGGCCCCCACCGGCCTGACCGAAGCGGCGCGCACGCAGCTCGTCCTGATGTTCACCCGCATGTCGCGCACGGCGACCTGGCAGCAGCAGCTCGCCCAGAACAAGTGGAGCCCCTATTTCGCCTCCGGGGACAACTTCACCAGATTCATCCGCTCGCAGCGCGGGTACGTGAACAACCTGCTCAGGGAACTGAACATCAAGACCAACTGAGGCTGGCCGCGAAACCCCCCTGCCCGGTCGTCTGCCCGGCGCCGTCCACCCAGAGGGTGCGGTGGGCCTCGGGCAGGTACGGAAACTCGGCGCTGGCGAGCTGCGCGGCCAGGACCCCACCCGGCACGGCGTGGGCGCGGCCCAGATTGCGCGCCCCCAGGTCGCCGGGCTGCGGCTGGAACACCGCCAGGGTGGTCAGCGCGCCGTAGTCCAGCCCCAGGCCCAGCACCATGCGCCGAGCGTCGCGCCGCAACCCCGTGGCGTCCCAGACGACCTTTCCGCCTCGCCGCAGCGCCGCGCGCAGGGCTTCTCTGGCCGCCTGCATGACCTGCCCGTTCATGGACTGGTCGGCCCGCCGGCCGGTCAGCCGGGCGCGCAGGTCGTCGAGCGACACGACCTCGTGGTCCGGCAGGGTGCCGGCGATCCAGGTGCTCTTGCCCGAGCCGCTGGGGCCGCACACCACCACCAGCTCGGCAAAGCCGCGGCGGGCGCGGTAGGCGCGGGCCACGGCCTCCTCGGGCGTCTGGATGCGGCCGGCCTCGTGGTCGAGGAGGCCCTGACCCAGCGTGCGGTCCAGCAGGGCGGGCGGCGCGCCCGGCAGCGCGGCCCCGACCACCTCTGCCCAGGCCCGGTACGGATCGGCAGCGTCCCAGAGGCCATAGTCCTGCGCCTGCATGCGGAACAGTTCGAGGTCGTCCAGACGCCCGGCCTGGCCCTCGCCCACACGGCCGCGCAGGTCGGCCTGCTCCAGCAGGTACAGCAGCGGCAGGCGCACCTGCCGGACCAGGCGGCGATAGGCGGCGGGGGCGCCGGCCTCCAGCACACGCGGCACGTCGTGGTGGTGCCCGACCAGGGCGAGCACGTCGCGCAGGACCGGAGGCGGCAGCCCCAGTTCCGGCAGGCGATAGGCCAGATACGAGCGGCCCCGGTCGGCGTGACGCGGCGAGATCAGGTGCATTCCGTCTCCCTCGCCCACGTCCCCGGCGAGCCGGGTGGTGAGCGCCTTGCCGATGTCGTGCAGGGCCGCCGCGAGCAGGAGGGTCAGGCGCTCGTCGGGAGCCAGGGCCTCGGCGTCGGCCAGGCGCGCCGCCTCCGCGAACACCAGGGCCGTGTGGCGCGCCACGTCGCCCTCGGCGTGCCAGCGCGGGTCCTGCGGGGTGTGTTCCAGCCGCGCGAGCAGCGGCAGCACGTCGGCCAGCGCCCGCATGAGGTCGGGGACCGTGGGGAGGTCGGGGCTCCGGAGGGCCTGCACTTCGGGTCTCACGACGGTCTCCTCAGGCCGTTGGGCACGGCCGGGCGGTGCATCCAGTGCCCGTCCGTCTGGACATGCCCGGCCCGGACATATTTGGCGACATGGTCGGCGAAGGCCTCGTGGGCAAACCCGGCCACCGTGCGGACCACGTAGCCCTCGGTGGTCTGCGGGTCCACCGGCAGGGCGCGCACCAGCGCCTCGTCCCAGGGGCCCCGGTACAGTTCGCGTGGGGTGGGCACCCCCAGGGTCCGCGCCCAGGTCAGGGTGTCGTCCCAGGCCAGGGCCGTTCCCGTCTCGTCCCAGACACTGAACAGGTAGAAGTACCCTTCCAGATCGGTGTAGGCCAGCGAGTGCCGGGCATAGAGGTTCTCGCCGCAGACCCGCCAGCCCTCAGGAATCAGGTAGCCGGCGCGGCCGTGCAGCCCGCCGACCCAGGCCCGCGACGGATGGGGCCGGGGGTCCAGCGACCGGGCGTGCAGGCCCTGGCGATCGAGGGTGGTGTTTTCGCCGTCGAGCTTCTCGGTGACGACCACCTCCTGCCCCGCGAACTGCCCAGCCTGCCCGAGCCGGGTGTCGTCCTGGGCCACGCCGGGCGACCAGGGCAGGTGGGGGGTACGGGGATATTTGCGGCGCATGGTCAGGGTACTCCTGGGCGCAGACTAGTGCGGTGGGGGCGCCGCCGGTAGCGCCGTCCGGCCTGTCGCCACCTGCGCCAGTTGGCCTAGGCTGGGGCATAGGGGCAGACTCTCGGCCCCCCTCTCTGCCCCTGCTTTCCCAGCCCTACGAGAATTCTTCGCCCGTCTCCTTCTTCGCGTAGGCGTCCGAGATGAGCTTGAGGCTCAGGTCGAGGCCGTCGGCCGTACGGCGAGGGGCCACGGGCGTGACCACCAGCCCCTCACGGATGTGCAGCTCCCGGCCCGAGACCGTCTCGGGGCCGTCCCGCAGGGCACGCAGCGCCGTCTCGTCGAAGGGCCCCTCGTACAACACCGGGACCGCCTGGGCGGTGAACCACGCCGGCCACTCGGCACGCGGAAGCTGTCGCCCCGCGAGGACCAGCTTGAAGACGAGCACTGCCGGTTGCCGCTGCCCGTACGAGAACCCTTTCTGGACCGGCACGACCTCGCCGAAGACCTGAAGCTCGCCCGCCGGGAAGGCCGCGTCGGCGGCGGCGAAAAGCCCCGTGCAGCGCGCGGCCTGCCAGTACACGTTGGTGTCCGACGGCCTGAGGCCCAGGCCCCGGCGCGACAGTCCCTTGGACGTGACCCACCATCCGCCGTCCGCCGCTCGGAAGTACACGCCCTGCGTGCCGTGCAGTTTCTCGGTGGCGGTCACCGGCTCGCCGGGCCGGAACTCGCCCGCGTAGATGCCGAACTGTTCCACGTCGTGGTGGCGGTAGTCGGTGGCCTGAGGCAGTGGCGTCACGTCGCCGGCCATGCTGACCGGAATGGGCGGCTCCCAGAAGGTGATGCCCAGGCGCGCGGCGAGGTCCTCGCCGAAGGGCAGCTCGTCCACGTCCGGCAACGCCAGGACCACACCCTGCGAACGCTCTCCGCGCAGACGCACCGCACCGACACGGTTCTTCTCCGGGCCGTGCAGGTAGGACACCCCCGTCTCGGCGTTGACGTAGCGGCCGGTCAGCTCGGGCGGCAACACGGCCCGTTCGGGCGCGATGACGATGGGGTCGCCGTCCGCATACTCGCCCCGGCGCACCACGAGTTGGAAGGACGCGACCTTGCACAGCTCCAGGCGTTCGGCGTTGGGGTGGGGAAAGAGGCGGGCGCGGTCCTTGATGACTTGACGTTCGGCCATAAGCGTTCTCCTGGGCAGCCTCCAGAGCTGCCGGCAGGCAGGTTACGCGGCCAGGCCAGGCCAGGACATCGGCCAGATGGGCAGCCCCGAGCAGGCCAGGTGGCCCAGCAATAGAACAGAAAAAACCGCGCTTCAGGCGCGGTTTTTCTTGGTGGAGGCTTAGGGATTCGAACCCTAGACCCTCCGCTTGCAAAGCGGATGCTCTCCCGCTGAGCTAAGCCCCCTCAGCGCCGACGAGCTTAGCAGAGGTCCCGCGACTTGGCAAGTCGCCCTCCGGCGGCCCCCACACCCGGGCCGCATCCGGGCACGCGGTTTTTCCCCTATCGTGGGGGGCGTGACAGGGTTTGGCGCAGCGGAAACAGACGGTGAAGTGAAGACTAAAGACGTGTTGATCTATGGACTGGGGCGCAGCGGGCGGGGGGTCGCGCGCTTTCTGGCCGGCGAGGGCGTGCGCGCCGAGTGGCACGACGCGCAGCCCACGGCGCAGGACGAGACCCTGATGGCCGAACTGGGCCACACCCGGGGCGAGCCACGCGGAAATTACCGCACGGTGGTGGCCGCGCCCGGGGTACCCATCGACCATCCTGACCTGCTGGCGCAGCGCAGCGCCGGCGCAGAGATCGTGGGTGAGGTCGTGCTGGCCGCCCGCGCCCGGCCCCGATTACCGATGGTCGGCGTGACCGGCACGGCGGGTAAAGGCGGCACGACGGTCCTCATCGCCCACCTGCTGCGCGGAAGTGGCCTGAACGCCCGCGAGGGAGGCAATATCGATCCGCCTCTCCTCGATGTGGTAGACGAGGCCGAGGTCGCCGTCGTGGAGCTCAGCAGCTTTCAGCTCGAGCGCGTGCCGGGGCTGCGGCTGCCGGTGGCGGTCGTCACGAATCTGGGCACCGATCACCTCGACCGCCACCGCACGGTGGAGGCCTACCACGCCGCCAAGCTGAACATCACGGCCGGGCAGCAAGCGGGCGACGTGCTGGTCGTCCCACAAGGACTGGAGATCGCCACCCGCGCCGAGCGCCGATCCTTCTCGGCCGCGCACATCGCCCTGGCGAACGGAGCGGCCGTCCTTGACCCGGCCGAGCTGCATCCCGGCATCCACCCCGCCAACGCCGCCGCCGCCGTGCTGGCCGCCGAAGCGCTGCTGGCGCACCTGGGCCGCGTGGCCGACCCGGACACCCTGGCGCAGGCGCTGTGCTCGGCGCGGCCGGTCGGCGGGCGCTTCGAGACGGTGGCACGTGTGGGCGAGGTCGCCTTCATCGACGACAGCATCGCCACCCGCACGCTCGCCGTGCAGGCCGCGCTGGAACGGGCCACCCCGCCCATCGCCTGGCTCGTCGGCGGGCGCGACAAGGGCGCGGAGTTGGAACCGCTGCTGAGTGCCGCGCAGGGCCGGGTCACCCGGGTCATCGCCTTCGGGCAGGACGGCGAGGCGCTGGCCAGGCAACTGGGCCTGCCCTTCACGGCGGTCCGGGGTGAAGGCGGCGACGAGGTCATGGCGAACGCGGCGCGCGCCGGCCTGGAGGCGCTGGGCGGTCCCGGGCAGAGCGGCACGGTGCTGCTGGCCCCCATCGGCACGAGCTTCGATCTGTTCACCGACTACAAGGCGCGCGGCGAGAGCTTTCGCCGGGCGGCCCTGGCCCTCGCGGCGGAGGTGGAGGCGTGAGTGTCCAGCTTCTCGTCGCGCAACTGCTCCTCATCACCCTGGGCCTCATAGGCGTGGCCGCCGCACGCCCGCAGCTCATCGTCGATCATGGCAGCAAGGCAGTCCTGGCGATCCTTGTGACCTTCCTGGTCGCCCGCCTCAAGCCGCGCACCTTCCTCAAGGCCGGTACGGTGTTCTGGGGCGTCACGCTGGTGCTGCTGATATTGGTGCTGGTCATCGGCGTGGGTACGGAAACCAGCCCGGGCACCCGCCGCTGGATCAATATCGGTATCCGCTTCCAGCCCTCCGAACTCGCCAAACTCGGCCTGATCCTGCAACTGGCCTCGTTCTTCTCGCGCCGGGGCGTGCAGCACAAGCTCCTGAGCGCCACGGGCATGATCGTCTTCACGACGCTGCTCGTCATCCTGGAACCCGACCTGGGCACCAGCGTCCTGACCTTCGGGCTGGGCATCATCCTGATGTACGCGGCGGGCGTGCGCATCAGCAACATCAGCGGCTTCCTGCTGTCGCTGGGGCTGGTGTCCATTCCCTTCATCAGCCTCTATCTGGAGCGCCACCCCTACATCCTCGAACGCTGGTTCGGTCACCGCAACCGCGACGAGACGCTGCCCCAGGGCCTCGACCAGATCGGCATGGCGCACCGCGACCTCAATTTCGGCGGCTGGTGGGGCCACGGTCCCGACGGCCTGCGCTGGGACTATTTCGCGGCCCACACC encodes:
- a CDS encoding AAA family ATPase; translated protein: MRPEVQALRSPDLPTVPDLMRALADVLPLLARLEHTPQDPRWHAEGDVARHTALVFAEAARLADAEALAPDERLTLLLAAALHDIGKALTTRLAGDVGEGDGMHLISPRHADRGRSYLAYRLPELGLPPPVLRDVLALVGHHHDVPRVLEAGAPAAYRRLVRQVRLPLLYLLEQADLRGRVGEGQAGRLDDLELFRMQAQDYGLWDAADPYRAWAEVVGAALPGAPPALLDRTLGQGLLDHEAGRIQTPEEAVARAYRARRGFAELVVVCGPSGSGKSTWIAGTLPDHEVVSLDDLRARLTGRRADQSMNGQVMQAAREALRAALRRGGKVVWDATGLRRDARRMVLGLGLDYGALTTLAVFQPQPGDLGARNLGRAHAVPGGVLAAQLASAEFPYLPEAHRTLWVDGAGQTTGQGGFAASLSWS
- a CDS encoding Bug family tripartite tricarboxylate transporter substrate binding protein encodes the protein MLRSSLLLCSGLLLLVATSPAQAQDLTTLRILAPATAGGGWDNTARAIADTLKKEGLRDKVEVYNVPGKAGTVGLADFVKLRGQPNQLMMTGFVMVAGIPVNGANYDLSADVTPIARLTTDYEVFVVPANSPYRTVEDLIARFRASPGSIRFGGSSAGGSGQIAVSKLAQELKISTAQVRYVPSAGGAQATKAMLGGELDVVSAGYSEVDDLIRSGQVRGLAISAPEPVEGINLPTFVDKGLDVDVSNWRGIVAPTGLTEAARTQLVLMFTRMSRTATWQQQLAQNKWSPYFASGDNFTRFIRSQRGYVNNLLRELNIKTN
- a CDS encoding FtsW/RodA/SpoVE family cell cycle protein produces the protein MSVQLLVAQLLLITLGLIGVAAARPQLIVDHGSKAVLAILVTFLVARLKPRTFLKAGTVFWGVTLVLLILVLVIGVGTETSPGTRRWINIGIRFQPSELAKLGLILQLASFFSRRGVQHKLLSATGMIVFTTLLVILEPDLGTSVLTFGLGIILMYAAGVRISNISGFLLSLGLVSIPFISLYLERHPYILERWFGHRNRDETLPQGLDQIGMAHRDLNFGGWWGHGPDGLRWDYFAAHTDMVVAAVGFSTGLLGVVMLLFAYWLIVSSALQVAQLASRIRPMTPEVHGASILAIGCMFMIVGQAFVNLAVAAGIFPVTGVPLPLVSYGFSSMLTMSVALGVIHSALRHVREQLPQENNAADLMPMPADD
- a CDS encoding RNA ligase (ATP); amino-acid sequence: MAERQVIKDRARLFPHPNAERLELCKVASFQLVVRRGEYADGDPIVIAPERAVLPPELTGRYVNAETGVSYLHGPEKNRVGAVRLRGERSQGVVLALPDVDELPFGEDLAARLGITFWEPPIPVSMAGDVTPLPQATDYRHHDVEQFGIYAGEFRPGEPVTATEKLHGTQGVYFRAADGGWWVTSKGLSRRGLGLRPSDTNVYWQAARCTGLFAAADAAFPAGELQVFGEVVPVQKGFSYGQRQPAVLVFKLVLAGRQLPRAEWPAWFTAQAVPVLYEGPFDETALRALRDGPETVSGRELHIREGLVVTPVAPRRTADGLDLSLKLISDAYAKKETGEEFS
- a CDS encoding RNA ligase family protein, whose translation is MRRKYPRTPHLPWSPGVAQDDTRLGQAGQFAGQEVVVTEKLDGENTTLDRQGLHARSLDPRPHPSRAWVGGLHGRAGYLIPEGWRVCGENLYARHSLAYTDLEGYFYLFSVWDETGTALAWDDTLTWARTLGVPTPRELYRGPWDEALVRALPVDPQTTEGYVVRTVAGFAHEAFADHVAKYVRAGHVQTDGHWMHRPAVPNGLRRPS
- the murD gene encoding UDP-N-acetylmuramoyl-L-alanine--D-glutamate ligase, producing MKTKDVLIYGLGRSGRGVARFLAGEGVRAEWHDAQPTAQDETLMAELGHTRGEPRGNYRTVVAAPGVPIDHPDLLAQRSAGAEIVGEVVLAARARPRLPMVGVTGTAGKGGTTVLIAHLLRGSGLNAREGGNIDPPLLDVVDEAEVAVVELSSFQLERVPGLRLPVAVVTNLGTDHLDRHRTVEAYHAAKLNITAGQQAGDVLVVPQGLEIATRAERRSFSAAHIALANGAAVLDPAELHPGIHPANAAAAVLAAEALLAHLGRVADPDTLAQALCSARPVGGRFETVARVGEVAFIDDSIATRTLAVQAALERATPPIAWLVGGRDKGAELEPLLSAAQGRVTRVIAFGQDGEALARQLGLPFTAVRGEGGDEVMANAARAGLEALGGPGQSGTVLLAPIGTSFDLFTDYKARGESFRRAALALAAEVEA